The Streptomyces sp. NBC_01353 genome contains a region encoding:
- a CDS encoding LysR substrate-binding domain-containing protein has protein sequence MTMDVHGRDLRYFVAVAEELHFTRAAEKLYVSQPALSKQIRALERQLGAPLFDRDRHGVRLTPVGTALLPHARAVLAAWVEADEAVRRARADEQATLVVGMSTSPGRGGLLPAIRSRFTGAHPEIRLKLRQVGWEDPTAGLADGTSDVAFVWLPLADAERYRWVVVATEPRLVALPETHPLAGRERVDFAELLDEPFLALPATTPELRDHWLALDARDGRPPVIGGEIASTDETYEALVDGLGICLVAAGNAPLLTRGGVVVLPVDGVSPSRFALAWRADDTRRLVQDYARAAATRTLP, from the coding sequence ATGACCATGGACGTGCACGGGCGGGACCTGCGGTACTTCGTCGCCGTCGCCGAGGAGCTGCACTTCACCCGCGCCGCCGAGAAGCTGTATGTCTCCCAGCCCGCGCTGAGCAAGCAGATCAGAGCCCTGGAGCGGCAGCTCGGCGCCCCGCTCTTCGACCGTGACCGGCACGGCGTCCGCCTCACCCCCGTCGGTACGGCGCTGCTGCCGCACGCTCGTGCCGTGCTCGCAGCCTGGGTGGAGGCGGACGAGGCGGTGCGGCGGGCCCGCGCCGACGAGCAGGCCACCCTCGTCGTCGGGATGTCCACCAGCCCCGGCCGGGGCGGGCTGCTGCCGGCGATCCGCTCCCGCTTCACCGGGGCCCACCCGGAGATCCGGCTGAAGCTGCGGCAGGTGGGCTGGGAGGACCCGACGGCCGGGCTCGCCGACGGCACCAGCGACGTCGCCTTCGTCTGGCTGCCCCTCGCGGACGCCGAGCGCTACCGCTGGGTCGTCGTCGCCACCGAACCCCGCCTGGTCGCCCTGCCCGAGACGCACCCGCTCGCCGGGCGTGAGCGCGTCGACTTCGCCGAGCTCCTCGACGAGCCGTTCCTGGCGCTGCCCGCCACCACACCCGAACTGCGCGACCACTGGCTGGCGCTGGACGCGCGCGACGGCCGGCCCCCGGTGATCGGCGGGGAGATCGCCAGTACGGACGAGACGTACGAGGCGCTCGTCGACGGACTCGGCATCTGTCTGGTGGCCGCGGGCAACGCACCGCTGCTCACCCGGGGAGGGGTCGTCGTCCTGCCCGTCGACGGGGTGTCCCCGAGCCGCTTCGCCCTGGCCTGGCGCGCGGACGACACCCGGCGGCTCGTCCAGGACTACGCCCGGGCGGCGGCGACACGCACTCTGCCCTGA
- a CDS encoding oxidoreductase yields the protein MSKVWLITGANSGFGRAFAEAAIAAGDVVVATARRVVSLDGLVAAHPDQVDAVALDVTDTAAIARVVGEVAERHGRIDVLVNNAGRTHVGSVEETGDAELRSLFDVHVFGPAALSRAVLPHMRARRSGAIVQLSSVGGQMSMAGFGAYSATKFALEGMSEALADEVRPLGIDVLIVEPGAFRTSLFGNRSTSADGIADYADTAGATRTYVETSGGTQPGDPAKAAAAVLAALDAEETPLRLALGDDSIDTILGHLEQVRGDLTTWEKVGRDTKLDV from the coding sequence ATGAGCAAGGTCTGGCTGATCACGGGTGCCAACAGCGGTTTCGGACGCGCCTTCGCCGAGGCGGCGATCGCGGCCGGCGACGTGGTCGTCGCCACGGCCCGCAGGGTCGTGTCCCTGGACGGCCTGGTCGCGGCCCACCCGGACCAGGTCGACGCGGTCGCGCTCGACGTCACCGACACGGCCGCGATCGCCCGGGTCGTGGGGGAGGTCGCCGAGCGCCACGGCCGTATCGACGTCCTGGTGAACAACGCGGGCCGCACGCACGTCGGTTCGGTCGAGGAGACCGGCGACGCGGAGCTCCGCTCGCTCTTCGACGTGCACGTCTTCGGCCCGGCGGCGCTGTCCCGCGCGGTCCTGCCCCATATGCGGGCCCGCCGCTCGGGCGCGATCGTGCAGCTCAGCAGCGTGGGCGGACAGATGTCGATGGCCGGCTTCGGCGCGTACAGCGCGACGAAGTTCGCCCTGGAGGGGATGTCGGAGGCGCTGGCCGACGAGGTCCGCCCGCTGGGCATCGACGTCCTGATCGTGGAGCCGGGCGCCTTCCGCACGAGCCTCTTCGGCAACCGCAGCACGAGCGCGGACGGGATTGCCGACTACGCGGACACGGCGGGGGCGACCCGTACGTACGTGGAGACGAGCGGCGGCACGCAGCCGGGGGACCCGGCGAAGGCGGCCGCGGCGGTCCTGGCCGCCCTGGACGCGGAGGAGACGCCGCTGAGGCTGGCGCTGGGCGACGACTCGATCGACACGATCCTGGGGCACCTGGAGCAGGTCCGGGGGGACCTGACCACGTGGGAGAAGGTGGGCCGGGACACGAAGCTGGACGTCTAG
- a CDS encoding helix-turn-helix transcriptional regulator — MPITVDIDVMLARRKMSVGELAERVGITPANLAVLKNGRAKAVRFTTLAALCEVLECQPGDLLRWEAEGGSGSGAEGGSGSGAEGGSGSGAEGGSGAEADTAAEIASNG, encoded by the coding sequence ATGCCGATCACCGTCGACATCGACGTGATGCTGGCCAGGCGGAAGATGTCCGTCGGCGAGCTCGCGGAGCGCGTCGGGATCACGCCGGCGAACCTGGCGGTGCTCAAGAACGGCCGCGCGAAGGCGGTGCGCTTCACGACACTGGCGGCGCTCTGCGAGGTGCTGGAGTGCCAGCCGGGTGACCTGCTGCGGTGGGAGGCCGAGGGCGGGTCCGGGAGCGGGGCCGAGGGCGGGTCCGGGAGCGGGGCCGAGGGCGGGTCCGGGAGCGGGGCCGAGGGCGGGTCCGGTGCCGAAGCCGACACCGCCGCCGAGATCGCCTCGAACGGCTGA
- a CDS encoding adenylosuccinate synthase, translating to MPALVLLGAQWGDEGKGKATDLLGGSVDYVVRYQGGNNAGHTVVVGDQKYALHLLPSGILSPGCTPVIGNGVVVDPAVLLSELSGLNERGVDTSKLLISGNAHLITPYNVTLDKVTERFLGKRKIGTTGRGIGPTYADKINRVGIRVQDLYDESILVQKVEAALEGKNQLLAKLYNRRAIDAAQIVEEMLQYAEQIKPFVADTTLILNNALDDDKVVLFEGGQGTLLDVDHGTYPFVTSSNPTAGGACTGAGVGPTKISRVIGILKAYTTRVGAGPFPTELFDEDGEALRRIGGERGVTTGRDRRCGWFDAVIARYATRVNGLTDFFLTKLDVLTGWEQIPVCVAYEIDGKRVEELPYSQTDFHHAKPIYEMLPGWSEDITKAKTFADLPKNAQAYVKALEEMSGAPISAIGVGPGRTETIEINSFL from the coding sequence GTGCCCGCACTTGTGCTGCTCGGTGCTCAGTGGGGTGACGAGGGCAAGGGAAAGGCCACCGACCTCCTCGGTGGATCCGTTGACTATGTAGTGCGTTACCAAGGCGGCAACAACGCCGGCCACACCGTCGTCGTCGGCGACCAGAAGTACGCGCTGCATCTTCTCCCTTCCGGAATCCTCTCCCCGGGGTGCACCCCGGTGATCGGAAACGGTGTCGTCGTCGACCCGGCGGTCCTGCTCTCCGAGCTGAGCGGACTGAACGAGCGCGGCGTTGACACGTCCAAGCTCCTGATCAGCGGCAACGCGCATCTGATCACGCCGTACAACGTCACCCTCGACAAGGTGACGGAACGGTTCCTCGGGAAGCGCAAGATCGGCACCACGGGTCGCGGCATCGGCCCGACCTACGCCGACAAGATCAACCGCGTCGGCATCCGGGTCCAGGACCTCTACGACGAGTCGATCCTTGTCCAGAAGGTCGAGGCGGCGCTGGAGGGCAAGAACCAGCTGCTCGCCAAGCTCTACAACCGCCGCGCCATCGACGCCGCGCAGATCGTCGAGGAGATGCTCCAGTACGCGGAGCAGATCAAGCCGTTCGTCGCGGACACCACCCTGATCCTCAACAACGCGCTGGACGACGACAAGGTCGTGCTCTTCGAGGGCGGCCAGGGCACGCTCCTGGACGTCGACCACGGCACGTACCCCTTCGTCACCTCCTCGAACCCGACCGCGGGCGGCGCCTGCACCGGTGCCGGCGTGGGTCCGACGAAGATCAGCCGGGTCATCGGCATCCTCAAGGCGTACACGACCCGTGTCGGCGCCGGCCCGTTCCCGACGGAGCTGTTCGACGAGGACGGCGAGGCGCTGCGCCGCATCGGTGGCGAGCGCGGTGTCACCACCGGCCGTGACCGTCGCTGCGGCTGGTTCGACGCGGTCATCGCGCGGTACGCGACCCGGGTCAACGGCCTGACGGACTTCTTCCTCACCAAGCTCGACGTGCTGACGGGCTGGGAGCAGATCCCGGTCTGTGTCGCGTACGAGATCGACGGCAAGCGCGTCGAGGAGCTGCCGTACTCGCAGACCGACTTCCACCACGCGAAGCCGATCTACGAGATGCTGCCGGGCTGGTCCGAGGACATCACCAAGGCGAAGACCTTCGCGGACCTGCCGAAGAACGCGCAGGCGTACGTGAAGGCGCTGGAGGAGATGTCGGGCGCGCCGATCTCGGCGATCGGCGTGGGCCCGGGCCGCACGGAAACGATCGAGATCAACTCGTTCCTGTAA
- a CDS encoding MarR family transcriptional regulator: protein MSEMTTTGAGGDGNDEAVSRFVERFAAELTEAGMQRMSSRVFAALLASESASMTSAELAEQLRISPAAVSGAVRYLNQVGMVSRERDPGSRRERYVLHNEVWYEMITRRDQILVRWEKVLRDGSEILGPGTAAGRRTAETAEFFEFLQEEMLGMMDRWRGRKAAKAKAETEA, encoded by the coding sequence ATGAGCGAGATGACGACGACCGGCGCCGGCGGCGACGGCAATGACGAGGCCGTGTCCCGGTTCGTGGAGCGCTTCGCCGCCGAACTCACCGAGGCCGGGATGCAGCGGATGTCATCACGCGTGTTCGCGGCGCTGCTGGCCTCGGAATCGGCGTCCATGACCTCCGCCGAACTCGCGGAGCAGCTGCGGATCAGCCCGGCCGCCGTCTCCGGAGCCGTCCGCTACCTCAACCAGGTCGGCATGGTCAGCCGCGAACGCGACCCCGGCTCGCGCCGCGAACGCTACGTGCTTCACAACGAGGTCTGGTACGAGATGATCACCCGCCGCGACCAGATCCTGGTCCGCTGGGAGAAGGTGCTCCGGGACGGCTCCGAAATCCTCGGCCCGGGCACGGCGGCGGGCCGGCGGACGGCCGAGACCGCGGAGTTCTTCGAGTTCCTCCAGGAGGAGATGCTCGGAATGATGGACCGCTGGCGGGGGCGCAAGGCGGCCAAGGCGAAGGCCGAGACCGAGGCGTAG
- a CDS encoding DUF2975 domain-containing protein — protein sequence MGRLTVLALRAVLVVVLTGTVCVQALMVWALVSRSDPEDGSLPLTPLRVITILGLVSAQVALVCVWRLVTMVRRGTVFSHTAFRYVDVVIGAIVAAALLWFAVTVLNAPGQRDDPGVTVIMGGVGLAILGVALIVLVLRTLLAQAVARDVEATAMQAELDEVI from the coding sequence ATGGGACGACTGACGGTGCTCGCGCTGCGCGCCGTGCTCGTGGTGGTGCTCACCGGCACCGTGTGCGTACAGGCATTGATGGTGTGGGCGTTGGTCAGCAGGAGTGACCCGGAGGACGGGTCACTCCCGCTGACCCCGCTGCGCGTGATCACGATCCTGGGCCTGGTGTCGGCCCAGGTCGCCCTGGTCTGCGTATGGCGGCTGGTGACGATGGTGCGACGCGGAACCGTGTTCTCCCACACCGCCTTCCGGTACGTGGATGTCGTGATCGGCGCGATCGTGGCGGCTGCCCTGCTGTGGTTCGCGGTCACGGTCCTCAACGCACCGGGCCAGCGGGACGACCCTGGCGTCACCGTCATCATGGGCGGGGTCGGCCTGGCGATCCTGGGGGTCGCGCTGATCGTGCTCGTCCTGCGGACGCTGCTCGCCCAGGCCGTCGCGCGCGATGTCGAGGCGACGGCGATGCAGGCAGAGCTGGACGAGGTGATCTGA
- a CDS encoding ABC transporter ATP-binding protein, whose product MTKAITIAGLHKSFGRTHALDGLDLAVETGEVHGFLGPNGAGKSTTIRVLLGLLRADSGAAQLLGRDPWNDAVELHRRIAYVPGDVTLWRNLSGGEVIDLYGRLRGGLDKARRADLIERFELDPTKKGRTYSKGNRQKVALVAAFASDVDLLILDEPTSGLDPLMEEIFQSCVAEARERGCTILLSSHILSEVETLCDQVSIIRKGQTVESGSLADLRHLTRTSVTAELAGAPNGLAHLPGVHDLAVQGHKVRLQVDTDKLDAVLRSLTESGVRSLTSTPPTLEELFLRHYADADADETVEVTAR is encoded by the coding sequence ATGACGAAGGCAATCACCATCGCCGGACTGCACAAGTCCTTCGGGCGGACGCACGCGCTGGACGGCCTCGACCTCGCGGTCGAGACCGGTGAGGTCCACGGCTTCCTCGGCCCCAACGGCGCCGGGAAGTCCACCACCATCCGGGTCCTGCTCGGGCTGCTGCGGGCCGACTCAGGCGCCGCCCAGCTCCTGGGCCGCGACCCGTGGAACGACGCCGTCGAGCTGCACCGCCGGATCGCGTACGTCCCCGGTGACGTGACGCTCTGGCGCAACCTCTCCGGCGGCGAGGTCATCGACCTCTACGGCCGGCTCCGCGGGGGACTCGACAAGGCGCGGCGGGCCGATCTGATCGAGCGGTTCGAGCTCGACCCGACGAAGAAGGGGCGGACGTACTCCAAGGGCAATCGCCAGAAGGTCGCCCTGGTCGCCGCCTTCGCCTCCGACGTCGACCTGCTCATCCTCGACGAGCCCACCAGCGGCCTCGACCCGCTGATGGAGGAGATCTTCCAGAGCTGTGTCGCCGAGGCGCGCGAGCGCGGGTGCACGATCCTGCTGTCCTCGCACATCCTGAGCGAGGTCGAGACCCTCTGCGACCAGGTCAGCATCATCCGAAAGGGGCAGACGGTGGAGAGCGGTTCGCTCGCGGACCTGCGCCACCTCACCCGTACCAGCGTCACCGCCGAACTCGCCGGCGCGCCGAACGGGCTCGCGCACCTGCCCGGCGTCCACGATCTCGCCGTCCAGGGCCACAAGGTGCGGCTCCAGGTCGACACCGACAAGCTCGACGCGGTGCTGCGCTCGCTGACCGAGTCGGGAGTGCGTTCGCTGACGAGCACCCCGCCCACGCTGGAGGAGCTCTTCCTCCGCCACTACGCCGACGCCGACGCCGACGAGACTGTCGAGGTGACCGCGCGATGA
- a CDS encoding diacylglycerol kinase, whose amino-acid sequence MSAHDQLLVVIDPVARRSDGESVRIAKDVLCAGAETKICLPDSPEEFFRALARRGSRRPVVVGDDRTLLRTVTMLHRERELADGALALVPIGAPGSLEVAYALGVPQSAVTAARAVLDGAVRRLDLLVDDSDGVVLGDLSIPATAGRAANDAAPSVWDACRSLVRTLVRPAPSQLAVRTHRLRVEADGVLLSDVNAPVEGVSVRSVAGVADITIHPPSAPPIHAGARTLTVSGPDFRYRADTVVSGPVRRRTWMVREGAWGLTLPKD is encoded by the coding sequence GTGTCGGCTCACGACCAGCTGCTGGTGGTCATCGACCCGGTCGCCCGCCGAAGTGACGGCGAGTCCGTACGGATCGCGAAAGATGTGTTGTGTGCGGGAGCAGAGACGAAGATCTGCCTTCCGGACAGCCCGGAAGAATTCTTCCGGGCCCTTGCGCGGCGGGGCTCCCGCCGCCCTGTGGTGGTCGGCGACGACCGCACGCTGCTACGGACGGTGACGATGCTGCACCGTGAGCGTGAGCTCGCGGACGGGGCGCTGGCCCTGGTCCCGATCGGCGCCCCGGGCTCCCTGGAAGTCGCGTACGCGCTCGGCGTGCCGCAGAGCGCGGTGACGGCGGCGCGGGCGGTGCTCGACGGGGCCGTACGCCGCCTGGACCTGCTGGTCGACGACAGCGACGGGGTCGTGCTCGGTGACCTGAGCATCCCGGCCACGGCGGGGCGCGCGGCGAACGATGCCGCGCCCTCCGTCTGGGACGCCTGCCGTTCCCTGGTCCGCACCCTGGTCCGGCCGGCCCCCTCCCAGCTCGCGGTGCGCACGCACCGCCTCCGGGTGGAGGCGGACGGCGTCCTGCTCAGCGATGTGAACGCCCCCGTGGAGGGGGTCAGCGTCCGCTCCGTGGCCGGCGTGGCGGACATCACCATCCACCCGCCGTCCGCGCCTCCCATCCACGCCGGCGCCCGCACGCTCACGGTCTCGGGCCCGGACTTCCGCTACCGCGCGGACACGGTGGTGTCGGGACCGGTGCGCAGACGGACGTGGATGGTGCGGGAGGGCGCGTGGGGGCTGACGCTGCCGAAGGACTGA
- a CDS encoding substrate-binding domain-containing protein — translation MDWVTAENVIAVVTALLGVLVSAGVVAYERFLQRGRRLGYRVQLNTPLRDAGETAGDLTLWDGDIGDSNGSTLVLLRIENDGLRDITHGDYTQGDDTGGLKVTFGDRLVRAVVATIPRAFEPVKIDMAAGPGLRKHENSVLIPKVSLERKQYFKLLVLLSGSVLEGAIRLNGFHETVEVHHNKSMSVDDRRPTFSPAARNITLILAACVLALATIIVRSETPPPIGCARGTLTVTGSTAFAPVVRELAKKYEKDCEGSTVVVDAHGSTAGIRELATVGAESGNKGSPAVIALSDGRKPGGYPQLRESMVAVSLFTLVLNDEIPVTNLTLDEVRRLYQGEITNWNQIPGGPNRPVLLVSRGANSGTREVFQRRVLGRNEPANSSLDCVTKDDLEAPVVRCELDTTDQVVSTVAKLPGAIGYTELRSGTGLKGLHRVSIDGRVPNVDEIGESTYPYREIEYAYTWGQPPADSLTSSFLTYLSRGSGQDVIRTHGHLPCATPKGLRICGEG, via the coding sequence GTGGACTGGGTTACCGCCGAGAACGTCATCGCCGTGGTCACCGCGCTTCTCGGTGTCCTCGTCTCCGCCGGGGTGGTCGCGTACGAGCGCTTCCTCCAGCGGGGCAGGAGGCTCGGCTACCGCGTGCAGCTCAACACCCCGCTCCGCGACGCGGGCGAGACCGCCGGCGACCTGACCCTGTGGGACGGCGACATCGGTGATTCCAACGGGTCCACGCTCGTGCTGCTCCGGATCGAGAACGACGGCCTGCGGGACATCACCCACGGCGACTACACCCAGGGGGACGACACCGGAGGGCTGAAGGTCACCTTCGGCGACCGGCTCGTGCGGGCCGTCGTGGCGACGATCCCGCGCGCGTTCGAGCCGGTGAAGATCGACATGGCCGCCGGTCCCGGGCTGCGCAAGCACGAGAACTCCGTCCTGATACCGAAGGTCTCGCTCGAACGGAAGCAGTACTTCAAGCTGCTCGTCCTGCTCTCCGGCAGCGTGCTCGAAGGCGCGATCCGGCTCAACGGCTTCCATGAGACGGTCGAGGTCCACCACAACAAGAGCATGAGCGTCGACGACCGCAGACCGACGTTCAGCCCCGCCGCCCGGAACATCACCCTCATCCTCGCCGCCTGTGTGCTCGCCCTCGCCACGATCATCGTCCGCAGCGAGACCCCTCCCCCGATCGGCTGCGCCCGGGGCACGCTGACGGTCACCGGGTCGACCGCTTTCGCCCCGGTGGTGCGGGAGCTGGCGAAGAAGTACGAGAAGGACTGCGAGGGCTCCACGGTCGTGGTGGACGCGCACGGGTCGACGGCCGGCATCAGGGAGCTGGCGACGGTCGGCGCCGAGAGCGGCAACAAGGGGTCCCCGGCCGTCATCGCCCTCTCCGACGGGCGCAAGCCCGGCGGCTATCCGCAGCTGCGCGAAAGCATGGTCGCCGTCTCCCTGTTCACGCTCGTCCTCAACGACGAGATACCGGTCACGAACCTCACCCTCGACGAGGTCCGCCGCCTGTACCAGGGCGAGATCACCAACTGGAACCAGATCCCGGGCGGGCCGAACCGTCCGGTCCTGCTGGTCAGCCGGGGCGCCAACTCCGGTACGAGGGAGGTCTTCCAGCGCCGCGTCCTCGGCCGCAACGAGCCCGCGAACTCCTCGCTCGACTGCGTGACCAAGGACGACCTGGAGGCACCGGTCGTACGCTGCGAACTCGACACCACGGACCAGGTGGTGTCGACCGTCGCCAAGCTCCCCGGCGCCATCGGCTACACCGAACTCCGCTCCGGCACCGGGCTGAAGGGCCTGCACCGGGTGTCGATCGACGGCCGTGTGCCGAACGTCGACGAGATCGGCGAGTCGACGTACCCGTACCGGGAGATCGAGTACGCCTACACCTGGGGACAGCCACCGGCCGACTCGCTGACCTCCAGTTTCCTCACCTACCTGAGCCGGGGCAGCGGCCAGGACGTCATCCGCACCCATGGGCACCTGCCGTGCGCGACACCCAAGGGCCTGCGGATCTGCGGTGAAGGGTGA
- a CDS encoding serine/threonine-protein kinase — protein MEPLNTEDPVSIGPFRLLGRLGVGGMGRVFLARSAGGRTVAVKVVHAELAAQDEFRRRFAREVAALERVGGTGTTPVLGSDTAAEAPWVAIGYVPGPSLRAVVGDEFGPMPPATVRALASGLARALTHVHTAGLVHRDLKPSNVLLTVDGPQIIDFGIARAVDTITDGGLTSTGAVVGSPGFMSPEQVRGEKLTPASDIFCLGSVLVYAATGRSPFGTADSGVHATMFRIAHDEPDLTDLAPELAGLVRACLAKDPAARPSATELVETITVADPWLPAEVLARLGRHAARVLEAEAESTTTDGTPARPDDPTPPPAPKAPGKRRRTGLIAAAAALVVAAAATLTYVFWPDPDKGMDEQKNQARGKTGDVSARPAGIVPAAFLGAWEGVQRGSADHPRATMRIEIGQGAAGAKTAVYVQVNEEQLCMGRSRLVSADEDKVVLGESDITTSVPAQRCTPAAHQTLTLRSPEVLEWTSGAAKATFRKAKTGTNIVPKQLLGRWKMENDPLIFGENGDRYSDEVTITQGPVGATVFRRVHVYPRTDDEGNPTPDSVACTFTAILAGSGTPLIIGPGTSDPDASDRDCERADISGYLTIVPFKGRERLLVFPMLDGEPSEYYRS, from the coding sequence GTGGAGCCTTTGAACACGGAAGACCCGGTCAGCATCGGCCCGTTCCGCCTGCTCGGCCGACTTGGCGTGGGCGGGATGGGACGGGTGTTCCTGGCACGTTCGGCCGGCGGCCGGACGGTCGCGGTGAAGGTCGTACACGCCGAGCTGGCGGCGCAGGACGAGTTCCGGCGCCGGTTCGCCCGTGAGGTGGCCGCCCTGGAGCGGGTCGGCGGCACGGGCACGACTCCGGTCCTCGGTTCGGACACGGCCGCCGAAGCCCCCTGGGTGGCCATCGGCTACGTACCGGGGCCGTCGCTGCGGGCCGTGGTGGGCGACGAGTTCGGGCCGATGCCGCCCGCGACCGTACGGGCCCTGGCGTCCGGGCTGGCGCGGGCGCTCACCCATGTGCACACCGCCGGGCTCGTCCACCGCGATCTGAAGCCCTCGAACGTGCTGCTCACCGTCGACGGCCCGCAGATCATCGACTTCGGCATCGCCCGCGCCGTCGACACGATCACCGACGGCGGACTGACCAGTACCGGAGCGGTGGTCGGCTCCCCCGGCTTCATGTCCCCCGAGCAGGTGCGCGGCGAGAAGCTGACGCCGGCATCGGACATCTTCTGTCTCGGCTCGGTCCTCGTGTACGCGGCGACGGGCCGCTCCCCGTTCGGTACGGCGGACAGCGGCGTCCACGCCACGATGTTCCGCATCGCCCACGACGAGCCCGATCTGACCGACCTCGCGCCGGAGCTCGCCGGCCTGGTGCGGGCCTGCCTGGCCAAGGACCCGGCGGCCCGGCCCTCGGCCACCGAGCTGGTGGAGACGATCACCGTCGCCGACCCGTGGCTGCCGGCGGAGGTGCTGGCCCGCCTCGGCCGGCACGCCGCCCGGGTCCTGGAGGCCGAGGCGGAGTCGACCACCACCGACGGCACCCCGGCCCGCCCGGACGACCCCACACCGCCTCCCGCCCCGAAGGCGCCCGGAAAGCGGCGGCGTACCGGCCTGATCGCCGCCGCGGCGGCCCTCGTGGTCGCCGCGGCGGCCACGCTCACGTACGTCTTCTGGCCCGACCCGGACAAGGGCATGGACGAGCAGAAGAACCAGGCACGCGGGAAGACCGGTGACGTGTCCGCCCGCCCGGCGGGGATCGTGCCGGCGGCGTTCCTCGGTGCGTGGGAGGGCGTCCAGCGAGGCTCGGCCGACCACCCGAGGGCGACCATGCGGATCGAGATCGGCCAGGGCGCCGCGGGCGCCAAGACCGCCGTCTACGTCCAGGTGAACGAGGAGCAGCTGTGCATGGGCCGCTCCCGACTCGTCTCCGCCGACGAGGACAAGGTGGTCCTCGGCGAATCCGACATCACCACGAGCGTCCCCGCCCAGCGCTGCACGCCCGCCGCCCACCAGACCCTCACCCTGCGCTCCCCCGAGGTCCTGGAGTGGACCTCGGGAGCCGCGAAGGCCACCTTCCGCAAGGCCAAGACCGGCACGAACATCGTGCCGAAGCAGCTCCTCGGCCGGTGGAAGATGGAGAACGACCCGCTGATCTTCGGCGAGAACGGCGACCGCTACAGCGACGAGGTGACCATCACCCAGGGCCCCGTCGGCGCCACTGTCTTCCGCCGTGTGCACGTCTACCCGCGCACCGACGACGAGGGCAACCCGACCCCCGACTCGGTCGCCTGCACCTTCACCGCGATCCTCGCCGGCTCCGGAACACCCCTGATCATCGGCCCGGGAACCTCGGACCCGGACGCCTCCGACCGCGACTGCGAGCGGGCCGACATCTCCGGCTATCTGACGATCGTCCCCTTCAAGGGACGGGAGAGGCTGCTGGTCTTCCCGATGCTGGACGGGGAGCCGAGCGAGTACTACCGCAGCTAG
- a CDS encoding DUF6232 family protein — MAEEPKAPPPPSTPPRPWKAATPAPPSAPPVVGDVVEVKLSKRLLWVDGAAYPLQNIARVYTFTLHPRRAQAFVRFMKRMAVLLLVGLLLAFVTEENSFGSSSYESDSDSVTPFLWFVVVCLTIYFVGDMLSVVLAKSHFVLAVETSGPSQAVVTSRDRAYLRQLVHTLAEAIENPDNEFAVKVERVMISNPANYFFGNAVNMYGGSGNVGMSNG, encoded by the coding sequence ATGGCAGAAGAACCGAAGGCGCCACCACCGCCGTCCACACCGCCGCGGCCGTGGAAGGCGGCCACGCCGGCGCCGCCGTCCGCGCCACCGGTGGTCGGGGACGTGGTCGAGGTCAAGCTGAGCAAGCGACTGCTGTGGGTGGACGGAGCGGCGTATCCGCTCCAGAACATCGCCCGCGTCTACACGTTCACGCTCCACCCGCGTCGCGCACAGGCCTTCGTACGCTTCATGAAGCGGATGGCCGTCCTCCTCCTGGTGGGGCTGCTTCTGGCCTTCGTCACGGAAGAGAACTCCTTCGGCTCGTCGTCCTACGAGAGTGACTCGGACTCGGTCACGCCGTTCCTCTGGTTCGTCGTCGTGTGCCTGACGATCTACTTCGTCGGCGACATGCTGAGCGTGGTGCTGGCCAAGTCCCACTTCGTCCTGGCGGTCGAGACGTCCGGCCCGTCGCAGGCCGTGGTGACCAGCCGGGACCGTGCCTACCTCAGGCAGCTCGTCCACACCCTCGCTGAGGCGATCGAGAACCCGGACAACGAGTTCGCGGTGAAGGTCGAACGGGTGATGATCAGCAATCCCGCCAACTACTTCTTCGGCAACGCCGTGAACATGTACGGCGGCAGCGGCAACGTGGGGATGTCCAACGGATGA